From one Cucurbita pepo subsp. pepo cultivar mu-cu-16 chromosome LG17, ASM280686v2, whole genome shotgun sequence genomic stretch:
- the LOC111778222 gene encoding 60S ribosomal protein L37a, producing the protein MTKRTKKAGIVGKYGTRYGASLRKQIKKMEVSQHSKYFCEFCGKYAVKRKAVGIWGCKDCGKVKAGGAYTLNTASAVTVRSTIRRLREQTES; encoded by the exons ATG ACAAAGAGAACCAAGAAGGCTGGCATCGTTGGCAAGTATG GCACTCGTTATGGTGCTAGTTTGAGGAAGCAAATTAAGAAGATGGAAGTAAGTCAGCACAGCAAGTACTTCTGTGAGTTTTGTGGGAAG TACGCGGTGAAGAGGAAGGCTGTGGGAATATGGGGTTGCAAAGATTGCGGTAAAGTGAAAGCAGGAGGGGCTTACACGTTGAA TACTGCAAGTGCCGTCACTGTGAGGAGTACCATAAGAAGGTTGAGGGAGCAGACAGAAAGCTAG
- the LOC111779008 gene encoding phosphatidylinositol 4-phosphate 5-kinase 9-like, whose translation MHQKKSEVQIGKESSGVSSDFNPSPPLFFPSSISIHQKHPPPHSHNHQSQRSFLSFTTPQILIETPAHHDPIVPSPSSSSSTAPYKRPLLTHNHSSLSKSPSLYRLPSAPQFNSVNPSFFSVSLAVRSTVFRLLRRLKQLRRLRVHLRLILLFSLPFFYFLVSHPTHSFFLDFLSAFAFSAALLFSLNLALPRLPSIRLFLARSFPVKLISSSSSSRTHLPVLWSIGSRSKSEKRLNSGCWVQVYSDGDVYEGEFHKGKCSGSGVYYYYMSGRYEGDWVDGKYDGYGVETWARGSRYRGQYRQGLRHGFGMYRFYTGDVYAGEWSNGQSHGCGVHTCDDGSRFVGEFKWGLKHGLGHYHFRNGDTYAGEYFTDKMHGFGVYQFANNGHRYEGAWHEGRRQGLGMYTYRNGETRSGHWQNGVLDIPSTQSSTYPVSPVAVYHSKVLNVVQEARRAADKAYSVGKVDERVNRAVAAANRAANAARVAAIKAVQKQMQRTKNTNDNTTQVSIV comes from the exons ATGCATCAGAAGAAATCGGAAGTTCAGATCGGAAAAGAAAGCAGCGGCGTCTCTTCCGATTTCAATCCGTCCCCTCCCCTGTTTTTCCCATCTTCAATCTCAATTCATCAGAAACATCCACCGCCGCATTCTCATAATCATCAATCTCAGcgatcttttctttcttttactaCTCCTCAAATTTTGATCGAAACTCCTGCTCATCATGACCCGATTGTGCCATCGccgtcgtcttcttcttctactgcGCCTTATAAGAGACCTCTCTTGACTCATAATCACTCTTCCCTCTCTAAATCCCCTTCTCTGTATCGTCTTCCTTCCGCCCCTCAATTCAATTCCGTCAatccctctttcttttctgtctCTTTGGCCGTCCGGAGTACCGTTTTCCGTTTGCTCCGGCGGCTCAAGCAGCTTCGTCGTCTCCGCGTCCATTTGCGGttgattcttttgttttctcttccgtttttctatttcttagtTTCTCATCCAACCCATTCTTTTTTCCTCGATTTCCTCTCGGCTTTTGCTTTCTCTGCTgcccttttgttttctcttaaTCTCGCCCTTCCTCGCCTTCCTTCAATACGTTTGTTTCTCGCCCGTTCTTTCCCTGTGAAGCTCATTTCGTCGTCTTCGTCATCTAGAACGCATCTCCCGGTTTTGTGGTCAATTGGATCTCGATCAAAATCGGAGAAGAGGCTGAATTCAGGTTGTTGGGTTCAGGTCTACAGCGATGGCGACGTTTATGAGGGCGAGTTTCATAAGGGGAAGTGTTCAGGGAGTGGTGTTTATTACTACTATATGAGTGGTAGATATGAAGGAGATTGGGTTGATGGGAAGTATGATGGATATGGAGTTGAGACATGGGCTAGGGGAAGCCGGTACCGTGGGCAGTACCGGCAGGGCCTCCGGCACGGTTTTGGGATGTACAGGTTTTACACTGGAGACGTTTATGCTGGAGAATGGTCCAATGGGCAGAGTCATGGATGTGGAGTTCATACCTGCGACGATGGAAGCAGATTCGTCGGGGAATTCAAATGGGGTCTCAAACATGGACTTGGCCATTACCATTTCAG AAACGGGGACACATATGCTGGTGAATATTTTACGGACAAAATGCATGGATTTGGGGTTTACCAATTTGCTAATAATGGACACCGATATGAGGGTGCTTGGCATGAAGGCAGAAGGCAAGGACTTGGAATGTATACATATAGAAACGGAGAAACCCGATCCGGTCACTGGCAGAACGGAGTTCTCGACATTCCGAGCACTCAGAGCTCTACTTATCCAGTATCCCCTGTCGCAGTTTACCATTCCAAAGTACTGAATGTAGTGCAG GAAGCAAGACGAGCAGCTGACAAAGCCTACAGCGTCGGGAAAGTGGACGAAAGGGTGAACAGGGCAGTAGCAGCGGCGAATAGAGCAGCGAACGCAGCTAGAGTAGCAGCCATCAAAGCAGTCCAAAAGCAAATGCAACGGACCAAGAACACCAACGACAATACTACTCAAGTCTCAATTGTCTGA
- the LOC111778867 gene encoding casein kinase II subunit beta-1-like isoform X3, producing MLLISIWRRLLRLLLEVFIVRRRRGSLYPRLRLVNHSSIIVPCLYPRINALMFVVANKFPIIAEESETDSEESDVSGSDGDDTSWISWFCNLRGNEFFCEVDDEYIQDDFNLCGLSSQVPYYDYALDLILDVESSHGDMFTEEQNELVESAAEMLYGLIHVRYILTGKGISAMLEKLKNYDFGRCPRVYCCGQPCLPVGQSDIPRSSTVKIYCPKCEDIYYPRSKYQGNIDGAYFGTTFPHLFLMTYGHLKPQKATQSYVPRVFGFKLHKP from the exons ATGCTCTTGATAAGCATCTGGAGAAGACTTCTCCGTCTACTTCTAGAGGTCTTCATAGTAAGGAGAAGGAGAGGCTCTCTGTACCCTCGACTTCGACTGGTAAATCACAGCTCGATCATCGTTCCGTGTCTCTACCCAAGAATAAATGCTCTGATG TTTGTTGTAGCTAACAAGTTTCCGATCATAGCAGAGGAATCTGAAACAGACAGCGAAGAGTCGGATGTCAGTGGCTCAGACGGAGATGATACATCATGGATTTCTTGGTTTTGCAATTTGAGGGGAAATGAATTCTTTTGTGAAGTTGATGACGAGTACATACAAGATGATTTCAATCTTTGTGGCTTGAGCAGTCAAGTTCCGTACTACGACTATGCACTTGATCTTATTTTGGATGTTGAATCTTCTCATG GTGACATGTTCACTGAAGAACAGAATGAATTAGTTGAGTCGGCTGCTGAGATGCTGTATGGTCTTATTCATGTCAGATACATCCTAACTGGCAAAGGAATATCTGCAATG ctAGAGAAGTTGAAAAACTATGACTTTGGGAGGTGCCCAAGAGTGTACTGCTGTGGACAACCATGCCTTCCAGTTGGGCAGTCAGATATTCCTCGTTCAAGCACTGTAAAGATATACTGCCCAAAGTGTGAAGACATATATTACCCTCGTTCAAAATATCAAGGCA ATATTGATGGAGCATATTTCGGAACCACATTCCCGCACTTGTTCCTGATGACATACGGTCACCTCAAGCCACAAAAAGCAACACAGAGCTATGTTCCCAGAGTTTTTGGCTTCAAGCTTCACAAACCATGA
- the LOC111778867 gene encoding putative casein kinase II subunit beta-4 isoform X1, producing MYRDRGGGGGIGGSSKSEIDRKRINDALDKHLEKTSPSTSRGLHSKEKERLSVPSTSTGKSQLDHRSVSLPKNKCSDAEESETDSEESDVSGSDGDDTSWISWFCNLRGNEFFCEVDDEYIQDDFNLCGLSSQVPYYDYALDLILDVESSHGDMFTEEQNELVESAAEMLYGLIHVRYILTGKGISAMLEKLKNYDFGRCPRVYCCGQPCLPVGQSDIPRSSTVKIYCPKCEDIYYPRSKYQGNIDGAYFGTTFPHLFLMTYGHLKPQKATQSYVPRVFGFKLHKP from the exons ATGTATAGGGATCGAGGAGGCGGAGGGGGGATTGGTGGTTCGTCGAAATCGGAGATCGATCGGAAGCGCATCAACGATGCTCTTGATAAGCATCTGGAGAAGACTTCTCCGTCTACTTCTAGAGGTCTTCATAGTAAGGAGAAGGAGAGGCTCTCTGTACCCTCGACTTCGACTGGTAAATCACAGCTCGATCATCGTTCCGTGTCTCTACCCAAGAATAAATGCTCTGATG CAGAGGAATCTGAAACAGACAGCGAAGAGTCGGATGTCAGTGGCTCAGACGGAGATGATACATCATGGATTTCTTGGTTTTGCAATTTGAGGGGAAATGAATTCTTTTGTGAAGTTGATGACGAGTACATACAAGATGATTTCAATCTTTGTGGCTTGAGCAGTCAAGTTCCGTACTACGACTATGCACTTGATCTTATTTTGGATGTTGAATCTTCTCATG GTGACATGTTCACTGAAGAACAGAATGAATTAGTTGAGTCGGCTGCTGAGATGCTGTATGGTCTTATTCATGTCAGATACATCCTAACTGGCAAAGGAATATCTGCAATG ctAGAGAAGTTGAAAAACTATGACTTTGGGAGGTGCCCAAGAGTGTACTGCTGTGGACAACCATGCCTTCCAGTTGGGCAGTCAGATATTCCTCGTTCAAGCACTGTAAAGATATACTGCCCAAAGTGTGAAGACATATATTACCCTCGTTCAAAATATCAAGGCA ATATTGATGGAGCATATTTCGGAACCACATTCCCGCACTTGTTCCTGATGACATACGGTCACCTCAAGCCACAAAAAGCAACACAGAGCTATGTTCCCAGAGTTTTTGGCTTCAAGCTTCACAAACCATGA
- the LOC111778867 gene encoding putative casein kinase II subunit beta-4 isoform X2, translated as MYRDRGGGGGIGGSSKSEIDRKRINDALDKHLEKTSPSTSRGLHSKEKERLSVPSTSTGKSQLDHRSVSLPKNKCSDEESETDSEESDVSGSDGDDTSWISWFCNLRGNEFFCEVDDEYIQDDFNLCGLSSQVPYYDYALDLILDVESSHGDMFTEEQNELVESAAEMLYGLIHVRYILTGKGISAMLEKLKNYDFGRCPRVYCCGQPCLPVGQSDIPRSSTVKIYCPKCEDIYYPRSKYQGNIDGAYFGTTFPHLFLMTYGHLKPQKATQSYVPRVFGFKLHKP; from the exons ATGTATAGGGATCGAGGAGGCGGAGGGGGGATTGGTGGTTCGTCGAAATCGGAGATCGATCGGAAGCGCATCAACGATGCTCTTGATAAGCATCTGGAGAAGACTTCTCCGTCTACTTCTAGAGGTCTTCATAGTAAGGAGAAGGAGAGGCTCTCTGTACCCTCGACTTCGACTGGTAAATCACAGCTCGATCATCGTTCCGTGTCTCTACCCAAGAATAAATGCTCTGATG AGGAATCTGAAACAGACAGCGAAGAGTCGGATGTCAGTGGCTCAGACGGAGATGATACATCATGGATTTCTTGGTTTTGCAATTTGAGGGGAAATGAATTCTTTTGTGAAGTTGATGACGAGTACATACAAGATGATTTCAATCTTTGTGGCTTGAGCAGTCAAGTTCCGTACTACGACTATGCACTTGATCTTATTTTGGATGTTGAATCTTCTCATG GTGACATGTTCACTGAAGAACAGAATGAATTAGTTGAGTCGGCTGCTGAGATGCTGTATGGTCTTATTCATGTCAGATACATCCTAACTGGCAAAGGAATATCTGCAATG ctAGAGAAGTTGAAAAACTATGACTTTGGGAGGTGCCCAAGAGTGTACTGCTGTGGACAACCATGCCTTCCAGTTGGGCAGTCAGATATTCCTCGTTCAAGCACTGTAAAGATATACTGCCCAAAGTGTGAAGACATATATTACCCTCGTTCAAAATATCAAGGCA ATATTGATGGAGCATATTTCGGAACCACATTCCCGCACTTGTTCCTGATGACATACGGTCACCTCAAGCCACAAAAAGCAACACAGAGCTATGTTCCCAGAGTTTTTGGCTTCAAGCTTCACAAACCATGA
- the LOC111778916 gene encoding TBC1 domain family member 13-like, translating into MVKKRVPDWLNSSLWSSTPSVDDDRLHRYNSEPAATTSSPEPFVEPPVPIPPPSVSTAIRTESPKSDTRESRANNNVSNDDNGTPSGPSAEDVSRQAQLLVELSKKVINLRELRKIASQGIPDGAGIRSTVWKLLLGYLPPDRGFWPSELAKKRSQYKHFKEELLMNPSEISRRLEKAKSYEHDETNKGPLSRSEISQEEHPLSLGKTSIWNQYFQDSEIIEQIDRDVKRTHPDMHFFSGDSSLAKSNQEALRNILIVFAKLNPGIRYVQGMNELLAPLFYVFRSDPDEDNAASAEADTFFCFVELLSGFRDHFCQQLDNSVVGIRSTISKLSELLKEHDEELWRHLEITTKVNPQFYAFRWITLLLTQEFNFADSLHIWDTILSDPEGPLETLLRICCSMLILIRRRLLAGDFTANLKLLQHYPPANISHLLYVANKLRKQPSI; encoded by the exons ATGGTGAAGAAACGTGTGCCGGATTGGCTGAATAGCTCTCTCTGGTCCTCCACTCCTTCCGTTGACGACGATCGCCTCCACCGCTACAATTCTGAGCCGGCCGCCACCACGTCGTCGCCGGAACCTTTTGTCGAACCTCCGGTTCCGATTCCTCCTCCGTCTGTGAGTACCGCCATTAGAACCGAGTCTCCCAAGTCTGATACTAGAGAATCCAGGGCTAATAACAATGTCAGCAACGACGATAATGGCACTCCCTCAGGTCCTTCTGCTGAGGACGTATCTCGCCAGGCGCAGCTTCTAGTTGAG TTGTCGAAGAAGGTCATAAATCTGCGTGAATTGCGTAAAATTGCGTCTCAGGGCATACCGGATGGTGCAGGAATTCGTTCAACCGTCTGGAAG CTCCTATTGGGTTATCTGCCACCAGATCGTGGATTCTGGCCTTCTGAGTTAGCTAAAAAGAGGTCTCAATACAAGCATTTTAAAGAAGAGCTTTTGATGAATCCT TCAGAAATTTCCAGGAGGTTGGAGAAGGCCAAAAGCTACGAGCATGATGAAACAAACAAAGGTCCGCTCTCAAGGTCAGAAATAAGTCAAGAGGAGCATCCTTTAAGTCTTGGGAAAACCAGCATCTGGAATCAGTACTTCCAG GACTCTGAGATTATAGAACAGATTGACCGGGATGTGAAGCGTACTCATCCAGATATGCACTTCTTCTCTGGGGACTCATCACTTGCAAAATCTAACCAG GAGGCTCTGAGAAACATCTTAATTGTGTTTGCGAAGTTGAATCCAGGAATTAGATATGTTCAAGGGATGAATGAACTTTTAGCTCCTCTATTCTATGTATTTAGAAGTGATCCAGATGAGGATAATGCg GCATCTGCTGAAGCAGACacgttcttttgttttgttgagtTGTTGAGTGGATTTAGGGATCATTTCTGCCAGCAATTAGATAATAGTGTTGTGGGAATCCGCTCCACAATCTCAAAGTTATCTGAACTTCTGAAGGAGCATGATGAAGAACTCTGGCGTCACCTTGAGATAACAACCAAA GTAAACCCCCAGTTTTATGCATTTAGGTGGATCACTCTCCTCTTGACCCAAGAGTTCAATTTTGCAGACAGCCTCCACATTTGGGATACAATTTTGAGTGATCCTGAGGGTCCTTta GAAACACTTCTCCGAATATGCTGCTCGATGTTGATTCTCATCAGAAGACGCCTACTTGCAGGCGATTTTACAGCAAATCTCAAACTGCTCCAACACTACCCCCCAGCGAACATCAGTCATTTGCTCTACGTCGCAAACAAGTTGCGTAAACAACCTTCAATCTGA
- the LOC111778755 gene encoding probable methionine--tRNA ligase codes for MGDVSGDAAAGGTKAIILPIPGKRNILITSALPYVNNVPHLGNIIGCVLSADVFARYCRLRGYNTIYICGTDEYGTATETKAMEEKCSPKEICDKYHAIHKEVYNWFGISFDEFGRTSSPQQTEVCQAIFGKLLENNWLSENTMQQLYCDTCERFLADRLVEGICPTPGCEYDSARGDQCEKCGKLLNPTELKDPRCKVCQTTPRIRDTNHMFLELPLLRNKLEEYINKTSVAGSWSQNAIQATNAWLKEGLKPRCITRDLKWGVPVPLERFKDKVFYVWFDAPIGYVSITSCYTNEWEKWWKNPENVELFQFMGKDNVPFHTVMFPSTLLGTGEDWTLMKTISVTEYLNYEAGKFSKSKGVGVFGNDAKDTNIPVEVWRYYLLANRPEVSDTLFTWADLQAKLNGELLNNLGNFIHRVLSFIAKPLGQGYGSIIPDVSDADSHGLTLGLAEKVGKYVDQYVESMEKVKLKQGLKSAMAISTEGNIYLQTAQFWNLYKEDKPSCNLVMRTSAGLVYLLACLLEPFMPSFSQEVFKQLNVPVERHMSLCEEKGDIERAKQPWKILPSGHKIGTPEPLFKELKDEEVELYRDKFAGSQAQRIVRAEAEAEKLAAQLKSTNVSGGGKKQQAKSTGSKSKAAVEPEITITRLDIRVGLITKAQKHPDADSLYVEEIDVGESQPRTVVSGLVKYIPLEEMQNRKVCVLCNLKPAAMRGIKSQAMVLAASNSDHTKVELVEPPKDAIVGERIKFSGFEGEPDSVLNPKKKVWETLQVDLATNGDLVACFKDIPFTTSAGICKVSSISSGSIR; via the exons ATGGGAGACGTCTCAGGCGATGCTGCCGCTGGCGGAACCAAGGCCATAATACTTCCGATTCCAGGAAAGAGGAATATTCTCATCACCAGCGCTCTTCCGTACGTCAATAACGTTCCTCACCTCGGCAACATCATTGGCT GTGTGTTGAGTGCTGATGTTTTTGCTCGGTACTGTCGGCTTAGAGGTTATAATACTATTTACATATGTGGAACCGATGAGTACGGAACGGCGACGGAGACAAAAGCAATGGAAGAGAAATGTTCTCCTAAAGAGATTTGTGACAA GTACCACGCAATTCATAAAGAAGTTTATAATTGGTTTGGTATTAGTTTTGATGAATTTGGGCGCACATCGTCTCCACAGCAGACTGAAGTTTGTCAAGCAATATTTGGAAAACTGCTGGAGAACAATTGGCTTTCTGAAAACACGATGCAACAG CTTTACTGTGATACTTGTGAGAGATTTTTAGCCGATCGGCTTGTTGAAGGCATCTGTCCCACTCCAGGTTGTGAGTATGACTCTGCACGTGGTGATCAGTGTGAAAAGTGTGGGAAACTTCTGAATCCAACTGAATTGAAAGATCCCAGGTGCAAG GTCTGTCAAACAACCCCACGTATCCGTGACACAAATCACATGTTTCTTGAACTTCCTTTGCTAAGAAATAAACTGGAAGAATATATCAACAAGACGTCTGTGGCCGGATCTTGGAGCCAAAATGCTATTCAAGCAACAAATGCTTGGCTTAAGGAAGGGTTGAAACCTCGGTGTATTACAAGGGATCTAAAGTGGGGGGTTCCTGTTCCCCTTGAAAGGTTCAAGGACAAG gTCTTCTATGTCTGGTTTGATGCACCTATAGGATATGTCTCCATTACATCATGCTACACAAATGAATGGGAGAAATGGTGGAAGAATCCAGAAAATGTGGAGCTTTTTCAATTCATGGGCAAGGATAATGTTCCTTTCCACACG GTTATGTTTCCTTCCACTCTTCTTGGAACTGGAGAAGACTGGACCTTGATGAAAACCATTAGTGTTACTGAATATTTAAACTATGAAGCAG gaaaattttctaaaagtaAGGGCGTAGGAGTCTTTGGTAATGATGCAAAAGATACAAATATTCCCGTAGAAGTATGGAGATATTACTTATTAGCTAATAGGCCTGAG GTATCAGATACATTATTCACATGGGCTGACTTGCAAGCAAAGCTAAATGGCGAGTTGTTGAACAATTTGGGCAACTTCATTCATCGAGTTTTGAGCTTCATTGCCAAACCTTTAG GGCAGGGTTATGGTTCCATTATTCCTGATGTATCTGATGCGGACTCTCATGGATTGACATTGGGTTTGGCTGAGAAAGTGGGTAAATACGTTGACCAATATGTGGAATCAATGGAGAAG GTTAAACTAAAACAAGGATTGAAATCTGCAATGGCTATTTCAACTGAGGGAAATATATATTTGCAA ACAGCACAGTTCTGGAATCTTTACAAGGAGGACAAACCTTCCTGCAATCTTGTTATGAGAACTTCAGCTGGACTAGTTTATCTTCTGGCGTGTTTATTAGAACCTTTCATGCCTTCTTTCTCCCAGGAG GTCTTTAAGCAGCTGAATGTACCGGTGGAACGGCATATGTCACTttgtgaagaaaaaggagataTCGAGAGGGCAAAACAACCTTGGAAGATCTTACCTTCTGGTCATAAGATTGGCACACCAGAGCCATTATTCAAAGAATTG AAAGATGAAGAAGTAGAACTATACAGAGACAAGTTTGCTGGAAGTCAGGCTCAACGCATTGTAAGAGCAGAAGCTGAAGCAGAGAAGCTTGCTGCTCAGCTAAAAAGCACTAACGTTTCAG GCGGTGGAAAGAAGCAACAGGCAAAATCCACAGGAAGCAAATCAAAAGCTGCTGTGGAACCAGAAATTACGATTACAAGACTCGATATCCGTGTTGGCCTAATTACTAAAGCTCAGAAGCATCCTGATGCTGATTCCCTATATGTGGAAGAAATTGATGTGGGAGAATCGCAACCTCGAACCGTTGTCAGTGGACTAGTCAAGTACATTCCTCTCGAAGAGATGCAG AATCGGAAGGTCTGTGTTCTTTGCAACTTGAAGCCGGCAGCTATGAGGGGCATTAAATCGCAAGCCATGGTCCTTGCTGCTTCCAATAGTGACCACACTAAG GTCGAATTAGTCGAGCCACCGAAAGATGCTATTGTCGGAGAAAGAATTAAATTCTCAGGATTCGAAGGCGAGCCCGACAGCGTGTTGAACCCGAAGAAGAAGGTATGGGAGACACTGCAGGTAGATTTGGCTACTAACGGAGACCTGGTGGCATGTTTTAAAGATATTCCATTTACTACATCTGCTGGTATTTGCAAAGTGTCCTCTATTTCCAGTGGCTCTATCAGGTAG